One segment of Sander vitreus isolate 19-12246 chromosome 20, sanVit1, whole genome shotgun sequence DNA contains the following:
- the iqcc gene encoding IQ domain-containing protein C, with product MLRMFPLYVLSVMLRYPVTIAMDRSKWEKILTCFQASARGYLVRNEVRRAREDFEDIVKEIDGGLAHVKWRETVIPIPHFSYTDGPFLRASSSASKASNPELDVCASCPRPSSASLSEERGGHRVLLEKIEAERDDSQSKGQTPVSNDYFHSSNVRENEEGQKESTVGEKDGDSTTVWSSLELDMNYGHSHKGPQQYCLAQEVPCTPEALRLHRNTLTMELVWLQQAIGSRKKYLSLKDSLSVS from the exons ATGTTACGCATGTTCCCCTTGTATGTACTGTCTGTGATGTTACGCTATCCTGTTACCATAGCAATGGATAGAAGCAAATGGGAGAAGATACTCACCTGTTTTCAG GCATCTGCACGTGGATACTTGGTGAGAAACGAAGTCCGTCGTGCGCGAGAAGACTTTGAGGACATCGTGAAAGAGATAGATGGAGGCTTGGCCCATGTAAAGTGGAGGGAGACGGTCATCCCCATTCCCCACTTCTCATACACT GACGGCCCATTTCTACGAGCTAGCAGCTCTGCCAGCAAAGCTTCAAATCCAGAACTAGATGTCTGTGCCAGTTGCCCGAGACCATCATCAGCATCCTTatcagaggagagaggaggtcaCCGGGTCCTGCTGGAGAAGatagaagcagagagagatgaTTCACAATCCAAAGGACAGACCCCTGTTTCTAATGACTATTTCCACAGCAGCAACGTTAGAGAGAATGaagagggacagaaagagagcaCTGTGGGGGAGAAAGATGGAGACTCCACCACCGTCTGGAGCAGTTTGGAGTTGGACATGAACTATGGTCACTCTCACAAAG GTCCCCAGCAATACTGCTTGGCTCAGGAGGTGCCCTGTACCCCAGAGGCCTTGCGTCTCCATAGAAACACCCTGACCATGGAGCTGGTCTGGCTCCAACAGGCCATTGGCAGCAGGAAAAAG TACTTGTCACTGAAGGATAGTCTGAGCGTATCCTGA